The following proteins come from a genomic window of Leptospira bandrabouensis:
- a CDS encoding HpcH/HpaI aldolase/citrate lyase family protein encodes MALTHPQSALFAGEKPFPIIPACEHFAGSEKLITKALELQNKLGGLFDITMDCEDGAQTGKEKEHAEMIVRIQNSELNKHKMSGVRIHDYTNEHWRGDIDIIVPGAGNVIAYITIPKPTKASQVKEQITYIQDACKKAGIKREIPIHVLIETHGALNDVFEIASLPWLQVLDFGLMDFISGHHGAIPASCMKSPGQFDHELLRRAKSTMVAAALMNGVIPAHNVTLDLKNTYQTYQDAKRAHDEFGFLRMWSIYPAQIQSILDAMAPNFAETQTACDILIKAQDADWGPIQHDGDLHDRATYRYFWELVQRAKLTGQKLPDEVEKRFFSK; translated from the coding sequence ATGGCACTGACTCACCCGCAATCAGCTCTCTTTGCAGGAGAAAAACCTTTCCCTATCATCCCTGCTTGTGAACACTTCGCTGGATCTGAAAAACTCATCACAAAAGCTCTCGAGTTACAAAATAAACTCGGTGGACTTTTTGATATCACGATGGACTGCGAAGACGGTGCCCAAACAGGAAAGGAAAAAGAACATGCAGAGATGATTGTTCGCATCCAAAATTCTGAACTCAACAAACACAAAATGAGTGGAGTTCGTATCCATGACTATACCAACGAACATTGGAGAGGTGATATTGATATCATCGTTCCTGGTGCCGGAAATGTAATTGCTTACATTACAATCCCAAAACCTACAAAAGCAAGCCAAGTGAAAGAACAAATCACTTACATCCAAGATGCTTGCAAAAAAGCAGGAATCAAAAGAGAGATTCCGATCCACGTATTAATTGAAACTCACGGTGCCTTAAACGATGTATTCGAAATTGCAAGCCTTCCATGGTTACAAGTTTTGGATTTTGGTCTTATGGACTTTATCTCTGGCCACCACGGTGCAATCCCTGCTTCTTGTATGAAGTCACCAGGTCAGTTCGATCACGAATTGTTAAGACGTGCAAAATCAACTATGGTTGCGGCCGCTCTTATGAATGGAGTGATCCCTGCACACAACGTAACTTTGGACTTAAAAAACACATACCAAACTTACCAAGATGCAAAACGTGCACATGATGAATTTGGTTTCTTACGTATGTGGTCCATTTATCCTGCACAAATCCAATCGATTTTGGATGCAATGGCTCCAAACTTTGCAGAAACACAAACTGCTTGTGATATTTTAATCAAAGCACAAGACGCAGATTGGGGACCAATCCAACATGATGGAGACCTTCATGACCGTGCAACTTACCGTTATTTCTGGGAACTCGTCCAAAGAGCAAAACTCACAGGACAAAAACTTCCAGACGAAGTAGAAAAAAGATTTTTTTCTAAATAA
- a CDS encoding bacitracin resistance protein BacA — translation MDPNDIYTPAGGPPPPSPNVKFLFEKWGEENIRKLVSDFYDLVATSEIQWMFQSDWDLAKEKQADFLIQVLGGPSYYLEKWGPARMRMRHFVFPISEKERAVWFHCYDEALQNFDFEHEDKVDFLYFLDGFSGWMVNRKDSIKD, via the coding sequence TTGGATCCAAACGATATTTACACACCAGCCGGTGGTCCGCCTCCACCCAGTCCGAATGTTAAATTCCTATTTGAAAAGTGGGGAGAAGAGAACATTCGAAAACTTGTCTCTGATTTTTATGACCTTGTGGCAACATCCGAAATTCAGTGGATGTTTCAAAGCGACTGGGACTTGGCCAAAGAAAAACAAGCTGATTTTTTAATACAAGTGTTAGGTGGCCCAAGTTATTATCTAGAAAAATGGGGACCTGCCAGGATGCGGATGCGCCATTTTGTTTTTCCTATTTCTGAAAAAGAAAGAGCTGTTTGGTTTCATTGTTATGACGAAGCCTTACAAAACTTTGATTTTGAACACGAAGACAAAGTTGATTTTTTATATTTTTTAGATGGATTTAGTGGTTGGATGGTCAATCGCAAAGATTCGATAAAGGATTAA
- a CDS encoding ornithine carbamoyltransferase, which yields MSQVKHLISWQDWSDGEIRELLEFAVYVKKNRVYFSGHMAGRSLAMLFQKTSTRTRVSFEAGMTELGGHAIFLDWMASNFLLSDIDFEGKYLSSNVAIIMARLKKHEDLLVLKSGSTVPVINGCCNLFHPCQSLADILTIVMDSPLDWQKKTLCYIGVHNNVANSLIEITAALGIHLTLVTPIASEDSIVKQSVERAKKKGTISWETDVKKAVSNADYVYTDTWVDMEYFNDPKFQKEKEERIQLMMPYQVNAELLKNSKAKVMHDMPIHAGYEITREMVESDRSIIFTQAENRLDAQKAVILKLLENHN from the coding sequence ATGTCCCAAGTCAAACATTTGATATCTTGGCAAGATTGGAGTGATGGAGAAATCCGGGAACTCCTTGAGTTTGCAGTTTATGTAAAGAAAAATCGCGTTTATTTTTCTGGGCATATGGCTGGACGTTCTCTTGCCATGTTGTTCCAAAAAACTTCAACAAGAACCAGAGTTTCCTTCGAAGCAGGAATGACAGAACTTGGTGGACACGCAATATTTTTGGATTGGATGGCTTCCAACTTTCTACTTTCTGATATCGATTTTGAAGGGAAATATCTTTCGAGTAACGTTGCCATCATCATGGCTAGGCTAAAAAAACATGAGGACCTACTCGTGTTAAAATCAGGATCCACGGTTCCTGTGATCAATGGTTGTTGTAATTTATTTCATCCCTGTCAATCTTTAGCAGACATCCTAACAATCGTTATGGACTCTCCACTAGATTGGCAAAAGAAAACTTTATGTTATATTGGTGTTCACAACAATGTTGCTAATTCTCTTATAGAAATTACCGCAGCACTAGGAATCCATTTAACTCTTGTAACTCCTATTGCCTCAGAAGATTCGATTGTAAAACAATCAGTGGAAAGGGCCAAAAAAAAAGGTACTATCTCTTGGGAAACCGATGTTAAAAAAGCAGTTTCCAATGCAGATTATGTTTATACAGACACTTGGGTGGATATGGAATATTTTAATGATCCCAAATTCCAAAAAGAAAAAGAAGAAAGAATCCAACTCATGATGCCCTACCAAGTGAATGCAGAACTTTTAAAAAATTCAAAAGCAAAAGTGATGCACGATATGCCAATCCATGCCGGATATGAAATCACAAGGGAAATGGTAGAAAGTGATCGTTCGATTATTTTTACGCAGGCAGAAAACCGTTTGGATGCGCAAAAAGCAGTCATTCTTAAATTATTAGAAAACCATAACTAA
- a CDS encoding LEPBI_I2431 family sigma-54 regulated protein: MLNTRRTDRIESLDWDDLVLKLFSINDQPEFLIAKIGNISELGVSGSLNQEIEINDRDLVAGVIESDLTRSRISFKGKIAWKKETDQGLLFGIKFLEELILPNFIIARSMAESVA, translated from the coding sequence ATGTTGAATACAAGAAGAACCGATCGCATTGAATCTTTAGATTGGGATGATTTGGTCTTAAAACTATTTTCTATCAATGACCAACCAGAATTCCTGATCGCAAAAATTGGAAATATTTCAGAACTCGGAGTGAGTGGAAGTTTAAACCAAGAGATTGAAATCAATGACCGAGACCTAGTGGCTGGGGTGATTGAAAGTGATTTAACCAGGTCACGAATTTCCTTTAAAGGGAAAATTGCTTGGAAAAAGGAAACAGACCAAGGCCTACTCTTTGGCATCAAGTTTTTGGAAGAATTGATCCTTCCTAATTTTATCATTGCAAGGTCCATGGCAGAATCGGTAGCATAA